The Hyperolius riggenbachi isolate aHypRig1 chromosome 3, aHypRig1.pri, whole genome shotgun sequence genome window below encodes:
- the LOC137564320 gene encoding protein kinase C delta type-like isoform X2, with product MSFSKLPCGQSGPHVGKTITHKRKREPEKAQSSEDLESGERPIKRPAVSIGDLRVLSILGQGAFGKVVLASLPGENQTVAIKCIPKKEVTTSLLRESRILQQVRGSPFICHAYAGLQSESHAYFVMEHLPGGSLGSLIEQRECLPDHLVEFYTAELVCGIQFLHERGIAHRDLKPDNIMLDEDGHVKIIDLGLAQDQLTGGRTISGRCGTPDYMAPEILMGVDFPGPALWNFRGLVVPRHHRGRNADWRTSLL from the exons ATGAGTTTCTCTAAGCTTCCTTGTGGCCAGTCGGGTCCACATGTGGGGAAAACCATCACCCACAAGAGGAAGAGGGAGCCTGAAAAGGCTCAGAGCAGTGAGGACCTGGAGAGTGGAGAACGGCCCATCAAGAGACCTGCTGTCTCCATCGGTGACTTAAGAGTCCTTTCTATTCTTGGACAGGGAGCATTTGGGAAG GTTGTCCTGGCTTCCCTCCCTGGAGAAAACCAGACTGTGGCTATCAAGTGCATCCCCAAAAAGGAGGTTACCACCAGCCTTCTGCGGGAGAGCAGAATCCTCCAGCAAGTCAGAGGGTCTCCATTCATCTGTCATGCCTATGCTGGACTGCAGTCTGAG AGCCACGCCTATTTCGTCATGGAACACCTGCCTGGAGGAAGCCTGGGATCCTTGATAGAGCAGCGTGAATGTCTGCCGGATCATCTCGTTGA GTTCTACACGGCAGAGCTCGTCTGTGGCATCCAATTCCTTCATGAACGAGGCATTGCCCATCG GGATCTGAAGCCGGACAACATCATGCTGGATGAGGATGGCCACGTGAAGATTATCGATCTTGGCCTCGCGCAGGACCAGCTGACCGGAGGACGAACAATATCTGGACGTTGTGGAACACCAGACTACATGGCCcctgag ATTCTGATGGGCGTAG ATTTTCCTGGGCCAGCCTTATGGAACTTCCGTGGATTGGTGGTCCCTCGGCATCACCGTGGCAGAAATGCTGACTGGAGAACTTCCCTTTTATGA
- the LOC137564320 gene encoding putative protein kinase C delta type homolog isoform X1, translating to MSFSKLPCGQSGPHVGKTITHKRKREPEKAQSSEDLESGERPIKRPAVSIGDLRVLSILGQGAFGKVVLASLPGENQTVAIKCIPKKEVTTSLLRESRILQQVRGSPFICHAYAGLQSESHAYFVMEHLPGGSLGSLIEQRECLPDHLVEFYTAELVCGIQFLHERGIAHRDLKPDNIMLDEDGHVKIIDLGLAQDQLTGGRTISGRCGTPDYMAPEILMGVGRMIARRTAFIGRRRCEGHRCFVRFSWASLMELPWIGGPSASPWQKC from the exons ATGAGTTTCTCTAAGCTTCCTTGTGGCCAGTCGGGTCCACATGTGGGGAAAACCATCACCCACAAGAGGAAGAGGGAGCCTGAAAAGGCTCAGAGCAGTGAGGACCTGGAGAGTGGAGAACGGCCCATCAAGAGACCTGCTGTCTCCATCGGTGACTTAAGAGTCCTTTCTATTCTTGGACAGGGAGCATTTGGGAAG GTTGTCCTGGCTTCCCTCCCTGGAGAAAACCAGACTGTGGCTATCAAGTGCATCCCCAAAAAGGAGGTTACCACCAGCCTTCTGCGGGAGAGCAGAATCCTCCAGCAAGTCAGAGGGTCTCCATTCATCTGTCATGCCTATGCTGGACTGCAGTCTGAG AGCCACGCCTATTTCGTCATGGAACACCTGCCTGGAGGAAGCCTGGGATCCTTGATAGAGCAGCGTGAATGTCTGCCGGATCATCTCGTTGA GTTCTACACGGCAGAGCTCGTCTGTGGCATCCAATTCCTTCATGAACGAGGCATTGCCCATCG GGATCTGAAGCCGGACAACATCATGCTGGATGAGGATGGCCACGTGAAGATTATCGATCTTGGCCTCGCGCAGGACCAGCTGACCGGAGGACGAACAATATCTGGACGTTGTGGAACACCAGACTACATGGCCcctgag ATTCTGATGGGCGTAG GTAGGATGATTGCTCGGAGAACCGCGTTCATCGGGAGGCGTCGCTGTGAGGGGCACCGGTGCTTCGTCAG ATTTTCCTGGGCCAGCCTTATGGAACTTCCGTGGATTGGTGGTCCCTCGGCATCACCGTGGCAGAAATGCTGA
- the LOC137564320 gene encoding protein kinase C delta type-like isoform X6: MQEVVLASLPGENQTVAIKCIPKKEVTTSLLRESRILQQVRGSPFICHAYAGLQSESHAYFVMEHLPGGSLGSLIEQRECLPDHLVEFYTAELVCGIQFLHERGIAHRDLKPDNIMLDEDGHVKIIDLGLAQDQLTGGRTISGRCGTPDYMAPEILMGVGRMIARRTAFIGRRRCEGHRCFVRFSWASLMELPWIGGPSASPWQKC; this comes from the exons ATGCAGGAG GTTGTCCTGGCTTCCCTCCCTGGAGAAAACCAGACTGTGGCTATCAAGTGCATCCCCAAAAAGGAGGTTACCACCAGCCTTCTGCGGGAGAGCAGAATCCTCCAGCAAGTCAGAGGGTCTCCATTCATCTGTCATGCCTATGCTGGACTGCAGTCTGAG AGCCACGCCTATTTCGTCATGGAACACCTGCCTGGAGGAAGCCTGGGATCCTTGATAGAGCAGCGTGAATGTCTGCCGGATCATCTCGTTGA GTTCTACACGGCAGAGCTCGTCTGTGGCATCCAATTCCTTCATGAACGAGGCATTGCCCATCG GGATCTGAAGCCGGACAACATCATGCTGGATGAGGATGGCCACGTGAAGATTATCGATCTTGGCCTCGCGCAGGACCAGCTGACCGGAGGACGAACAATATCTGGACGTTGTGGAACACCAGACTACATGGCCcctgag ATTCTGATGGGCGTAG GTAGGATGATTGCTCGGAGAACCGCGTTCATCGGGAGGCGTCGCTGTGAGGGGCACCGGTGCTTCGTCAG ATTTTCCTGGGCCAGCCTTATGGAACTTCCGTGGATTGGTGGTCCCTCGGCATCACCGTGGCAGAAATGCTGA
- the LOC137564320 gene encoding protein kinase C delta type-like isoform X7 — translation MQVVLASLPGENQTVAIKCIPKKEVTTSLLRESRILQQVRGSPFICHAYAGLQSESHAYFVMEHLPGGSLGSLIEQRECLPDHLVEFYTAELVCGIQFLHERGIAHRDLKPDNIMLDEDGHVKIIDLGLAQDQLTGGRTISGRCGTPDYMAPEILMGVGRMIARRTAFIGRRRCEGHRCFVRFSWASLMELPWIGGPSASPWQKC, via the exons atgcag GTTGTCCTGGCTTCCCTCCCTGGAGAAAACCAGACTGTGGCTATCAAGTGCATCCCCAAAAAGGAGGTTACCACCAGCCTTCTGCGGGAGAGCAGAATCCTCCAGCAAGTCAGAGGGTCTCCATTCATCTGTCATGCCTATGCTGGACTGCAGTCTGAG AGCCACGCCTATTTCGTCATGGAACACCTGCCTGGAGGAAGCCTGGGATCCTTGATAGAGCAGCGTGAATGTCTGCCGGATCATCTCGTTGA GTTCTACACGGCAGAGCTCGTCTGTGGCATCCAATTCCTTCATGAACGAGGCATTGCCCATCG GGATCTGAAGCCGGACAACATCATGCTGGATGAGGATGGCCACGTGAAGATTATCGATCTTGGCCTCGCGCAGGACCAGCTGACCGGAGGACGAACAATATCTGGACGTTGTGGAACACCAGACTACATGGCCcctgag ATTCTGATGGGCGTAG GTAGGATGATTGCTCGGAGAACCGCGTTCATCGGGAGGCGTCGCTGTGAGGGGCACCGGTGCTTCGTCAG ATTTTCCTGGGCCAGCCTTATGGAACTTCCGTGGATTGGTGGTCCCTCGGCATCACCGTGGCAGAAATGCTGA
- the LOC137564320 gene encoding putative protein kinase C delta type homolog isoform X4, with protein MSFSKLPCGQSGPHVGKTITHKRKREPEKAQSSEDLESGERPIKRPAVSIGDLRVLSILGQGAFGKVVLASLPGENQTVAIKCIPKKEVTTSLLRESRILQQVRGSPFICHAYAGLQSESHAYFVMEHLPGGSLGSLIEQRECLPDHLVEFYTAELVCGIQFLHERGIAHRDLKPDNIMLDEDGHVKIIDLGLAQDQLTGGRTISGRCGTPDYMAPEILMGVGQGYRREITGTMFGDARR; from the exons ATGAGTTTCTCTAAGCTTCCTTGTGGCCAGTCGGGTCCACATGTGGGGAAAACCATCACCCACAAGAGGAAGAGGGAGCCTGAAAAGGCTCAGAGCAGTGAGGACCTGGAGAGTGGAGAACGGCCCATCAAGAGACCTGCTGTCTCCATCGGTGACTTAAGAGTCCTTTCTATTCTTGGACAGGGAGCATTTGGGAAG GTTGTCCTGGCTTCCCTCCCTGGAGAAAACCAGACTGTGGCTATCAAGTGCATCCCCAAAAAGGAGGTTACCACCAGCCTTCTGCGGGAGAGCAGAATCCTCCAGCAAGTCAGAGGGTCTCCATTCATCTGTCATGCCTATGCTGGACTGCAGTCTGAG AGCCACGCCTATTTCGTCATGGAACACCTGCCTGGAGGAAGCCTGGGATCCTTGATAGAGCAGCGTGAATGTCTGCCGGATCATCTCGTTGA GTTCTACACGGCAGAGCTCGTCTGTGGCATCCAATTCCTTCATGAACGAGGCATTGCCCATCG GGATCTGAAGCCGGACAACATCATGCTGGATGAGGATGGCCACGTGAAGATTATCGATCTTGGCCTCGCGCAGGACCAGCTGACCGGAGGACGAACAATATCTGGACGTTGTGGAACACCAGACTACATGGCCcctgag ATTCTGATGGGCGTAG GACAGGGGTACAGACGCGAGATCACAGGAACGATGTTTGGGGATGCGCGGCGATAA
- the LOC137564320 gene encoding protein kinase C delta type-like isoform X3, whose product MSFSKLPCGQSGPHVGKTITHKRKREPEKAQSSEDLESGERPIKRPAVSIGDLRVLSILGQGAFGKVVLASLPGENQTVAIKCIPKKEVTTSLLRESRILQQVRGSPFICHAYAGLQSESHAYFVMEHLPGGSLGSLIEQRECLPDHLVEFYTAELVCGIQFLHERGIAHRDLKPDNIMLDEDGHVKIIDLGLAQDQLTGGRTISGRCGTPDYMAPEILMGVEGEMKNRRLCGEENGEEERKSWKREITAEMP is encoded by the exons ATGAGTTTCTCTAAGCTTCCTTGTGGCCAGTCGGGTCCACATGTGGGGAAAACCATCACCCACAAGAGGAAGAGGGAGCCTGAAAAGGCTCAGAGCAGTGAGGACCTGGAGAGTGGAGAACGGCCCATCAAGAGACCTGCTGTCTCCATCGGTGACTTAAGAGTCCTTTCTATTCTTGGACAGGGAGCATTTGGGAAG GTTGTCCTGGCTTCCCTCCCTGGAGAAAACCAGACTGTGGCTATCAAGTGCATCCCCAAAAAGGAGGTTACCACCAGCCTTCTGCGGGAGAGCAGAATCCTCCAGCAAGTCAGAGGGTCTCCATTCATCTGTCATGCCTATGCTGGACTGCAGTCTGAG AGCCACGCCTATTTCGTCATGGAACACCTGCCTGGAGGAAGCCTGGGATCCTTGATAGAGCAGCGTGAATGTCTGCCGGATCATCTCGTTGA GTTCTACACGGCAGAGCTCGTCTGTGGCATCCAATTCCTTCATGAACGAGGCATTGCCCATCG GGATCTGAAGCCGGACAACATCATGCTGGATGAGGATGGCCACGTGAAGATTATCGATCTTGGCCTCGCGCAGGACCAGCTGACCGGAGGACGAACAATATCTGGACGTTGTGGAACACCAGACTACATGGCCcctgag ATTCTGATGGGCGTAG AGGGAGAGATGAAGAACCGCAGACTGTGTGGGGAAGAGAAcggggaggaggagagaaagaGCTGGAAGAGAGAGATCACTGCAGAAATGCCATAG
- the LOC137564320 gene encoding putative protein kinase C delta type homolog isoform X5, translating to MSFSKLPCGQSGPHVGKTITHKRKREPEKAQSSEDLESGERPIKRPAVSIGDLRVLSILGQGAFGKVVLASLPGENQTVAIKCIPKKEVTTSLLRESRILQQVRGSPFICHAYAGLQSESHAYFVMEHLPGGSLGSLIEQRECLPDHLVEFYTAELVCGIQFLHERGIAHRSTSPGLPPASSSRPVPSPQLRGPGIPSVGQISIYCACLRPAGDRAHVVWSVLRRPWSTVPA from the exons ATGAGTTTCTCTAAGCTTCCTTGTGGCCAGTCGGGTCCACATGTGGGGAAAACCATCACCCACAAGAGGAAGAGGGAGCCTGAAAAGGCTCAGAGCAGTGAGGACCTGGAGAGTGGAGAACGGCCCATCAAGAGACCTGCTGTCTCCATCGGTGACTTAAGAGTCCTTTCTATTCTTGGACAGGGAGCATTTGGGAAG GTTGTCCTGGCTTCCCTCCCTGGAGAAAACCAGACTGTGGCTATCAAGTGCATCCCCAAAAAGGAGGTTACCACCAGCCTTCTGCGGGAGAGCAGAATCCTCCAGCAAGTCAGAGGGTCTCCATTCATCTGTCATGCCTATGCTGGACTGCAGTCTGAG AGCCACGCCTATTTCGTCATGGAACACCTGCCTGGAGGAAGCCTGGGATCCTTGATAGAGCAGCGTGAATGTCTGCCGGATCATCTCGTTGA GTTCTACACGGCAGAGCTCGTCTGTGGCATCCAATTCCTTCATGAACGAGGCATTGCCCATCG atctacttccccaggacttcctccagcctctagcagccgtcctgtgccctcgccgcagctccggggtCCTGGGATCCCCTCTGTTGGCCAGATcagcatctactgtgcctgcctgagACCCGCTGGTGACCGTGCTCACGTGgtgtggagcgttctgcgcagaccCTGGAGTACTGTGCCTGCCTGA
- the LOC137564319 gene encoding E3 ubiquitin/ISG15 ligase TRIM25-like — MASADLRKELDCSICLNVYTDPVNLKCGHNFCQVCIDRVLDSQKGSGRYFCPECREESRERPTLYRNITLRNILKNFLSTEPEQEESRVFCTHCVDSPVLAVKSCLLCEASLCDKHLRVHSKSPEHVLCDPTSNLESRKCPIHKKTLEYYCRLDATCICLACRLDGAHRGHQVEMLEEASKKKKNQLRNFEQKIATQIKDIKKRAQNLQKRQRKAQEKADGETERVTALFRDLRRRLEDLEKRVLGDITKQAEQVSNAFGDIIRQLEVEQDKLSRKRRLIEKLCNVTDPLTVLQEPDTDDLCDTEEGDDEVGELLDKHGGDLNVADFQRTLYTGLSDIMSGVKKPVSTQDSAGILLDLNTANNYLHISDDRKTISWTTVDQNHPGTAEKFKDHPQVLSSNRFSSG; from the exons ATGGCGTCTGCTGATCTGAGGAAAGAGCTGGACTGCTCCATTTGCCTGAATGTTTATACAGATCCTGTCAACCTGAAATGTGGCCACAACTTCTGCCAGGTCTGTATTGACCGTGTGCTGGACTCGCAGAAGGGATCTGGAAGATATTTCTGTCCTGAATGCAGAGAGGAGTCTCGGGAGAGGCCTACACTGTACAGAAATATAACACTCCGAAACATACTGAAAAACTTCCTCTCTACCGAGcctgagcaggaggagagcagagtCTTCTGTactcattg tgtggaCTCTCCAGTATTGGCTGTGAAGTCCTGTCTGCTCTGTGAGGCGTCTCTGTGCGATAAACACCTGAGGGTCCACAGCAAGTCTCCAGAACACGTCTTGTGTGACCCCACCTCTAACCTGGAGAGCAGGAAATGCCCCATCCACAAGAAGACACTGGAGTATTACTGCCGCCTGGATGCCACATGTATCTGTCTGGCCTGCAGGCTGGATGGAGCACACAGAGGTCACCAAGTGGAGATGCTGGAGGAGGCctcaaagaagaagaagaaccagctgAGAAATTTTGAACAGAAAATTGCCACACAAATAAAGGACATAAAGAAAAGAGCTCAGAATCTGCAGAAAAGGCAGAGAAAAGCACAAGAGAAAGCAGATGGTGAAACAGAGAGAGTCACAGccctgtttagagacctcaggagacGGCTGGAGGACTTGGAGAAAAGAGTCCTGGGCGACATCACTAAGCAGGCAGAACAAGTATCCAATGCATTTGGTGATATCATCAggcagctggaggtagagcaggaCAAGCTGTCCAGGAAGAGGCGTCTCATTGAAAAACTTTGTAACGTGACTGACCCACTGACTGTCCTACAGGAACCAGACACGGATGACTTGTGTGACACTGAGGAGGGAGACGATGAGGTCGGAGAGTTACTTGATAAACATGGAGGGGATCTGAATGTGGCTGACTTCCAACGCACATTATACACGGGGTTATCTGATATAATGTCTGGAGTAAAGAAACCCGTCAGTACACAGGATTCTGCAGGAATATTGCTAGATCTAAACACTGCTAATAATTATCTACATATATCAGATGACAGGAAGACTATATCCTGGACCACTGTAGACCAGAATCATCCAGGTACAGCAGAGAAGTTTAAGGATCACCCTCAGGTGTTGAGCAGTAATCGTTTTTCCTCAGGGTGA